From one Cyprinus carpio isolate SPL01 chromosome B3, ASM1834038v1, whole genome shotgun sequence genomic stretch:
- the LOC122136803 gene encoding signal transducer and activator of transcription 5B-like yields the protein MAVWIQAQQLQGDALHQMQSLYGQHFPIEVRHYLSQWIEGQPWDGIDLENPQEEIKAKRLLDSLIQELQKKAEHQVGEDGFLLKIKLGQNSSQLNVLPYNSLNIQ from the exons ATGGCAGTGTGGATCCAGGCCCAGCAGCTGCAGGGAGATGCTCTACACCAGATGCAGTCTCTCTACGGGCAACACTTCCCTATAGAGGTGCGACACTACCTGTCCCAGTGGATTGAGGGACAACCCTG GGATGGAATAGATTTAGAGAACCCACAGGAGGAGATTAAAGCCAAGCGTTTATTGGACAGCCTGATCCAGGAACTACAGAAGAAAGCAGAGCATCAAGTGGGAGAGGACGGCTTCTTACTCAAGATTAAATTAGGACAAAATTCATCACAGCTAAATGTCCTTCCATACAATTCactaaacatacaataa